A window from Dromaius novaehollandiae isolate bDroNov1 chromosome 1, bDroNov1.hap1, whole genome shotgun sequence encodes these proteins:
- the ASCL4 gene encoding achaete-scute homolog 4, with the protein MDSNKDDDGLLNRIAFSEAMSLANSHGTPHGVPLREPFGVPFHLEPSYWDQAYSGHTGRISYIPFAGYVGIYDYSFEPAFIRKRNERERQRVRCVNEGYTRLREHLPKEFADKRLSKVETLRAAISYIKHLQSLLDCHPLESGGKEALSTKEITEAPSPGPPRECNSDGESKTSSASSPYSEFEEPGS; encoded by the coding sequence atggaCAGCAATAAAGATGATGACGGACTATTGAACCGGATTGCATTTTCAGAAGCTATGTCCCTGGCTAACAGCCACGGGACTCCCCACGGGGTCCCCCTGAGGGAGCCCTTTGGGGTTCCCTTCCACCTGGAGCCATCTTACTGGGACCAAGCCTACAGCGGGCACACAGGTCGCATTTCCTATATCCCATTCGCCGGATACGTGGGCATCTACGACTACTCCTTTGAGCCTGCCTTCATTCGAAAGAGGAACGAGAGGGAAAGGCAGCGGGTGCGCTGTGTGAATGAGGGCTACACACGCCTGAGAGAGCACCTGCCCAAGGAATTTGCTGACAAGCGCCTCAGCAAAGTGGAGACCCTGAGAGCTGCCATAAGTTACATCAAACACCTGCAGAGCTTGCTGGACTGTCATCCCTTAGAGTCTGGCGGTAAGGAAGCGCTCTCTACCAAGGAGATCACGGAAGCTCCCAGTCCTGGTCCCCCCAGGGAGTGCAACAGTGATGGGGAGTCTAAAACCTCTTCAGCGTCATCCCCCTACAGTGAATTTGAGGAGCCGGGCAGCTAG